Part of the Labrenzia sp. PHM005 genome is shown below.
CAGCGGATCCATATCGGTGACCGGCAAGGCAAAGCCTGCCCGCTGCATGAGGCCCCCAAGGTCGCGGGTATCGGCAAACGGTAGAACTCGCGCTGCTGCACCTCCGGTTATCTCCAGTTCTGCCCGTGTGAGGCAATCTCTCAATTCAGTCAGCGTTCCGGCGCCGGCAAGCGTAGCCAGAAATAGCCCGTCAGGGCGCAGTGCCCGCCGAATCTGAACGAGTGTTCCGGGCAAGTCGTTGATGAATTGCAGGTTGAGTGCTGAGACGATCAGGTCGACGGACTGATCTTTGAATGGGAGCACGGCATCATCAGCAACCAGGGTAGGCGGAGCAAGGTTGGGATCTCCCGACCAAAGGTCTACCCGGCAAATAGTCTGTGTTTTGGCAGACGCTTTCAGCATTCCCGAGACATGCCCGCCATGGCCCCCGAGGTCGATTGCAATCTCGAACATCCGGGTAATTGTCGACAGCCGCTCACCGAGGTCTTGGGCAACTGCAGCAAGCAGAAAATCTGAGCCAGATTTCGCGTTTTTCAAAGCAATTTTGCGCCGGTGCCGCAGAAGCGTGCGATCGAACAATTCAGGCTGCGTGGTCACGGACAGGACTTTCCTTTGTGCCGATTTGAGGCTGACATATGCGATAACCAGCCTGGGGTCAAAACAGCT
Proteins encoded:
- a CDS encoding methyltransferase domain-containing protein codes for the protein MTTQPELFDRTLLRHRRKIALKNAKSGSDFLLAAVAQDLGERLSTITRMFEIAIDLGGHGGHVSGMLKASAKTQTICRVDLWSGDPNLAPPTLVADDAVLPFKDQSVDLIVSALNLQFINDLPGTLVQIRRALRPDGLFLATLAGAGTLTELRDCLTRAELEITGGAAARVLPFADTRDLGGLMQRAGFALPVTDMDPLTVRYDTMFDLMADLKAMGATSILKDRSLTPINRQVFLRAAELYAQDYSDPDGRIRASFSLVTLLGWAPHDSQQKPMKPGSAKTRLADALKTQEVKLTEKP